The proteins below come from a single Lineus longissimus chromosome 5, tnLinLong1.2, whole genome shotgun sequence genomic window:
- the LOC135488317 gene encoding FMRFamide receptor-like isoform X2, translated as MGNKVTVYYDYLFPMIQTEIHGSNGSNRTISNVTCDPSIKNADEVFRSILLDRQSAQILFNFIVNTILVGSICLLGFVGNALSFIVLRNDRSKSTTNFLLQGLAVTDTTLLLDCVLYITISPIYPYTGKLGAFFHLHPYILPYLLPCGIMAQTLTNWFVVLVTTERYIVVCWPFHAPRWCTIPIAKLSIFMVTVMAIAYNLPRFFEWNILVEKDICTNFTIAKPVQSPLRANLTYKIIYRVGSYVIFIAIGPMIILIVLNIKLILALRKATKERIQLTKGKQSQASNTTIIVVVVSVFIICQTPALVHQILEANDVKVNDSVTSYTTSLGNMLVVFNSSVNFFIYCLFGQKFRRILKRIVCRNRSIVAIMSLFNKHITPPSENSMFQTAEFSQITTQDHDHHVDCV; from the coding sequence GGCAACAAAGTAACTGTCTACTACGACTACCTGTTCCCCATGATTCAGACAGAAATACACGGAAGTAACGGATCAAACCGCACAATCTCAAATGTGACATGTGACCCGTCGATCAAGAATGCAGATGAGGTATTCCGAAGCATATTGCTGGATCGTCAAAGCGCACAGATATTGTTTAACTTCATAGTCAATACAATTTTAGTAGGATCTATATGTTTGCTCGGATTCGTCGGAAATGCGTTGTCTTTTATAGTTCTGCGCAATGACCGGTCGAAATCAACCACAAATTTCCTCCTTCAGGGTTTAGCAGTGACTGATACAACGTTGCTACTTGATTGTGTGTTGTATATAACGATATCCCCGATTTATCCATATACGGGGAAATTAGGCGCATTTTTTCATTTGCATCCGTACATTTTGCCATATCTTCTCCCTTGTGGCATTATGGCGCAGACCCTGACAAACTGGTTTGTTGTGCTAGTGACGACAGAACGTTACATTGTTGTGTGTTGGCCTTTTCATGCGCCGCGTTGGTGTACCATCCCCATAGCAAAGTTATCCATTTTTATGGTGACAGTCATGGCTATAGCATATAATCTGCCAAGATTCTTTGAATGGAATATACTAGTCGAAAAGGATATATGCACTAACTTCACCATTGCAAAGCCGGTACAAAGTCCACTTCGTGCCAATCTTACATACAAAATAATATACCGTGTAGGATCCTATGTCATTTTCATCGCCATTGGGCCCATGATTATTCTCATTGTGCTCAACATTAAACTGATTCTAGCCTTACGGAAGGCCACCAAGGAACGAATCCAGCTGACAAAAGGGAAGCAAAGTCAAGCAAGTAATACGACTATTATTGTTGTGGTTGTATCTGTGTTCATCATATGCCAGACCCCAGCGCTGGTTCATCAGATCCTTGAAGCAAACGATGTCAAAGTGAATGACAGTGTCACCTCATACACCACATCGCTAGGTAACATGTTAGTCGTTTTCAACTCAAGTGTTAACTTTTTCATCTACTGTTTATTCGGGCAAAAGTTTCGCCGAATTCTGAAGCGGATTGTCTGTAGGAATCGCTCCATTGTTGCCATTATGTCACTGTTCAACAAGCACATCACGCCCCCAAGTGAAAATAGTATGTTCCAGACAGCCGAGTTCAGCCAAATAACAACCCAGgatcatgaccatcatgttGATTGTGTGTGA
- the LOC135488317 gene encoding FMRFamide receptor-like isoform X1 encodes MEQWRQMGRNHSLYGLYEYKGNKVTVYYDYLFPMIQTEIHGSNGSNRTISNVTCDPSIKNADEVFRSILLDRQSAQILFNFIVNTILVGSICLLGFVGNALSFIVLRNDRSKSTTNFLLQGLAVTDTTLLLDCVLYITISPIYPYTGKLGAFFHLHPYILPYLLPCGIMAQTLTNWFVVLVTTERYIVVCWPFHAPRWCTIPIAKLSIFMVTVMAIAYNLPRFFEWNILVEKDICTNFTIAKPVQSPLRANLTYKIIYRVGSYVIFIAIGPMIILIVLNIKLILALRKATKERIQLTKGKQSQASNTTIIVVVVSVFIICQTPALVHQILEANDVKVNDSVTSYTTSLGNMLVVFNSSVNFFIYCLFGQKFRRILKRIVCRNRSIVAIMSLFNKHITPPSENSMFQTAEFSQITTQDHDHHVDCV; translated from the coding sequence GGCAACAAAGTAACTGTCTACTACGACTACCTGTTCCCCATGATTCAGACAGAAATACACGGAAGTAACGGATCAAACCGCACAATCTCAAATGTGACATGTGACCCGTCGATCAAGAATGCAGATGAGGTATTCCGAAGCATATTGCTGGATCGTCAAAGCGCACAGATATTGTTTAACTTCATAGTCAATACAATTTTAGTAGGATCTATATGTTTGCTCGGATTCGTCGGAAATGCGTTGTCTTTTATAGTTCTGCGCAATGACCGGTCGAAATCAACCACAAATTTCCTCCTTCAGGGTTTAGCAGTGACTGATACAACGTTGCTACTTGATTGTGTGTTGTATATAACGATATCCCCGATTTATCCATATACGGGGAAATTAGGCGCATTTTTTCATTTGCATCCGTACATTTTGCCATATCTTCTCCCTTGTGGCATTATGGCGCAGACCCTGACAAACTGGTTTGTTGTGCTAGTGACGACAGAACGTTACATTGTTGTGTGTTGGCCTTTTCATGCGCCGCGTTGGTGTACCATCCCCATAGCAAAGTTATCCATTTTTATGGTGACAGTCATGGCTATAGCATATAATCTGCCAAGATTCTTTGAATGGAATATACTAGTCGAAAAGGATATATGCACTAACTTCACCATTGCAAAGCCGGTACAAAGTCCACTTCGTGCCAATCTTACATACAAAATAATATACCGTGTAGGATCCTATGTCATTTTCATCGCCATTGGGCCCATGATTATTCTCATTGTGCTCAACATTAAACTGATTCTAGCCTTACGGAAGGCCACCAAGGAACGAATCCAGCTGACAAAAGGGAAGCAAAGTCAAGCAAGTAATACGACTATTATTGTTGTGGTTGTATCTGTGTTCATCATATGCCAGACCCCAGCGCTGGTTCATCAGATCCTTGAAGCAAACGATGTCAAAGTGAATGACAGTGTCACCTCATACACCACATCGCTAGGTAACATGTTAGTCGTTTTCAACTCAAGTGTTAACTTTTTCATCTACTGTTTATTCGGGCAAAAGTTTCGCCGAATTCTGAAGCGGATTGTCTGTAGGAATCGCTCCATTGTTGCCATTATGTCACTGTTCAACAAGCACATCACGCCCCCAAGTGAAAATAGTATGTTCCAGACAGCCGAGTTCAGCCAAATAACAACCCAGgatcatgaccatcatgttGATTGTGTGTGA